The following proteins come from a genomic window of Crateriforma spongiae:
- a CDS encoding methyltransferase domain-containing protein encodes MEHETQLIDRSGFAIEDFPQTLPAGHRLQERCLLPELMDDPRLDDQLHYQALDGLRRINRISRCSERFWPTLKRLATTMDRPLRVLDVATGGGDVVASLSRMAQRSGTPMQIDGCDISRRALQYARQHAETTGMKDCRFFAIDVLNESLPDDYDVILNSLFLHHLTRCETVRVLANMAASCRRAVLISDLRRTRWGYFLATAGSRLITRSPIVHLDGAQSVRAAWSDTEFHAITQEAGLGDSELTFHWPQRFFLKWCKP; translated from the coding sequence ATGGAACATGAAACCCAATTGATCGACCGTTCTGGATTTGCCATCGAGGACTTTCCGCAGACGCTTCCAGCAGGTCATCGCCTGCAAGAACGTTGTCTGTTGCCGGAATTGATGGACGACCCACGGCTGGATGACCAACTTCATTATCAGGCGCTGGACGGCCTGCGACGCATCAACCGAATCAGCCGATGCAGTGAACGGTTTTGGCCCACGCTGAAACGATTGGCGACCACGATGGATCGACCGCTGCGTGTTTTGGATGTTGCCACTGGTGGTGGTGACGTGGTGGCTTCGCTGTCGCGAATGGCTCAACGCAGTGGAACGCCAATGCAGATCGACGGCTGCGACATCAGCCGACGGGCCTTGCAGTACGCTCGCCAGCATGCCGAAACAACGGGCATGAAGGACTGTCGATTCTTCGCAATCGATGTTTTGAATGAGTCATTGCCAGACGACTACGACGTGATCCTGAACTCGTTGTTCCTTCACCACCTGACACGATGCGAAACGGTTCGCGTGTTGGCCAATATGGCTGCATCCTGTCGCCGCGCCGTCCTGATCAGTGACCTTCGCCGTACCAGGTGGGGATACTTCTTGGCGACAGCGGGGTCACGTCTGATCACACGCAGCCCGATCGTACACCTCGACGGTGCACAATCCGTGCGTGCCGCTTGGTCGGACACAGAATTCCATGCGATCACTCAAGAAGCCGGGCTCGGTGATAGTGAATTGACGTTCCATTGGCCGCAACGCTTCTTTCTGAAGTGGTGCAAGCCATGA
- a CDS encoding Nif3-like dinuclear metal center hexameric protein — protein sequence MKPSKPNHAGASENADVAMQDLLDCLGRIAPLRLAEDWDNVGLLVGDSSSRIRSVMTCLTIDEDVVAEAIRHQADLIVTHHPIPFRPVDRISDDHRTGKLVWQLASHGIAVYSAHTAFDSSADGINQRWALRLECQGISALMGDSSTGDQAQGESGASAGTCEGGGRFGTLATKVSLQDLAIRAATLVHGESVRIVGDPAMEIRVVGFACGSGGSFLEAADRQGCHALVTGEATFHTCLEARAMGIGMVLLGHYWSERFAMEQLADQLAQSHPSLNVWASRAERDPIRSLQL from the coding sequence ATGAAGCCGAGTAAGCCGAATCATGCGGGTGCATCGGAGAACGCCGATGTTGCGATGCAAGATTTGCTGGACTGTCTGGGCAGGATTGCGCCGCTGCGATTGGCCGAAGACTGGGACAATGTTGGACTGTTGGTCGGTGATTCCTCATCACGGATCCGATCGGTGATGACGTGCCTGACGATCGACGAAGATGTCGTGGCCGAAGCGATCCGGCATCAAGCCGATTTGATCGTGACTCATCACCCGATTCCTTTTCGTCCAGTGGATCGGATCAGCGACGACCATCGCACGGGCAAATTGGTTTGGCAGCTGGCGTCCCATGGAATCGCCGTGTACAGCGCCCATACCGCGTTTGATTCATCGGCCGATGGGATCAATCAGCGTTGGGCATTGCGGTTGGAGTGTCAGGGGATTAGCGCCTTGATGGGCGATTCTTCGACGGGGGATCAAGCCCAAGGCGAATCCGGTGCGTCGGCGGGCACGTGTGAGGGCGGCGGGCGTTTCGGTACGCTGGCGACGAAAGTTTCATTGCAAGACTTGGCCATCCGTGCCGCGACGTTGGTGCATGGCGAATCGGTCCGCATCGTCGGCGATCCAGCGATGGAGATCCGCGTGGTCGGGTTCGCCTGTGGAAGTGGCGGCAGTTTCCTGGAGGCCGCCGATCGGCAAGGCTGTCACGCCCTGGTGACGGGCGAAGCGACCTTTCACACCTGCTTGGAAGCCCGGGCGATGGGTATCGGCATGGTCTTGTTGGGGCATTATTGGAGCGAACGCTTTGCGATGGAGCAGCTGGCCGACCAGTTGGCCCAGTCGCACCCGTCACTGAATGTGTGGGCCAGCCGGGCGGAACGGGATCCCATTCGCTCATTGCAGCTGTAG
- the infC gene encoding translation initiation factor IF-3, with product MALARKNIQPENRDTVRINNSIRISPIRVVSEDGEQLGIIPTEDALSRARDAGLDLVEVAPNERPPVCRIMDYGKYKYDKNKKKNSGQSHTKTKEIRLRPKTGDEDVRTKIRQAEKFLKHKDKVQVSVLFRGREMAHIEEGRKVMEMVIELLEPVGKVETTPQQHGRRMICMIAPK from the coding sequence TTGGCACTGGCACGAAAAAATATTCAACCTGAAAATCGAGACACCGTTCGCATCAACAACAGTATTCGCATCAGCCCGATTCGCGTGGTCAGCGAAGACGGCGAACAGCTGGGGATCATCCCCACTGAAGATGCGTTGAGTCGCGCTCGCGACGCGGGCCTGGACCTTGTCGAGGTCGCCCCTAACGAGCGGCCGCCTGTTTGCCGGATCATGGATTACGGCAAATACAAGTACGACAAGAACAAGAAGAAGAACAGCGGACAGTCCCACACGAAGACCAAAGAAATCCGTCTGCGTCCCAAAACTGGTGACGAAGACGTGCGGACCAAGATCCGCCAGGCCGAAAAGTTCTTGAAGCATAAGGACAAGGTCCAGGTCAGTGTTCTATTCCGCGGACGCGAGATGGCACACATCGAAGAAGGCCGTAAGGTCATGGAGATGGTCATCGAATTGCTGGAACCCGTCGGTAAAGTCGAAACCACGCCGCAACAGCACGGACGACGGATGATCTGTATGATCGCACCGAAGTGA
- a CDS encoding patatin-like phospholipase family protein: MQRLGLALSGGGFRAVLYHLGVVRFLRDAGLLSQVTHITSVSGGSVLAAHLVLNWDRYCGSDEEWQQVAEEILQLVQLDVRNRIVRRFPLASMANIGRRTLRMSTRRQYTRAGLLEQHYEKCLYGDTSLFNLPQRPQLYILATNLSEGSLCAFYRDGLLLLRRTPGRYDRFEKVRMGLATVPMAVAASSAFPGFFPPLELRNWEVGAKEGEFSRLSFTDGGIYDNIGLRMFHHIQQTSLSDAGAPDATDVLDPDAMAAALSSGAEMPENTAMRRLWEKLTALDPDITVAKSKREAQQYQRILIDNLGTIVRNDELYRDPVFHEIQLSNPRARALLDDINTSFDRLESSDQVWLNRQLIAAALERFTGKPCLRSGGDGFDGILVSDAGASFKVRGDGKAGGLFSTAMRSSDILMDRVNQLELESFRYTPGVLFFPITQVVQQTEDSHAPHPEIQHHASLIRTDMDAFSDLEVSALVQHGYCVARQACRERALLPPAEIPSGPPWNPVAARAIRKGTTAGSVALLSDPGTALQFARRLQQSSSRRILSTLLSFRDWPTYVWVPIVTLLMLTLPYLLYKSNRTATQRGYVLAAVAETSPLYRKILDLIQAGPIRTVEAVDFEEVTSMEDLNFDGFEVLSDDRIFDLRALVPNSSGQESKPYVHSRLRVRRTKVTDENPHLRFQIPSNDETLNYFCKTKSLRPRHRRMKLADGRYLWELDLDFSSVPLGDDAELVLEGLLISESSEQYADEGRFQFSLPADTGLAQIWMLMPENRNYENFEISGWPIDAPELAEPIDPTTKVELPIGSIATFQLINPRDHFRYECRWKWSGTAQ, from the coding sequence ATGCAACGACTTGGACTGGCACTATCTGGCGGCGGCTTTCGCGCGGTTCTCTATCATCTCGGCGTCGTGCGTTTTCTCCGTGACGCGGGTCTGCTGTCACAGGTCACGCACATCACTTCGGTCTCCGGTGGCAGCGTCCTAGCCGCCCATCTGGTGCTGAACTGGGACCGCTACTGCGGGAGCGATGAGGAATGGCAACAAGTCGCTGAAGAGATTCTGCAATTGGTGCAGCTGGATGTACGCAATCGCATTGTTCGCCGGTTCCCATTGGCATCGATGGCGAACATCGGCAGACGGACTCTGCGAATGTCGACGCGCCGTCAGTACACACGCGCCGGACTGCTGGAGCAACACTACGAAAAGTGCTTGTACGGCGACACCAGCCTTTTCAATCTTCCCCAGCGACCGCAGCTATACATCCTGGCTACCAACCTGAGCGAGGGTTCACTTTGCGCGTTCTACCGGGACGGCTTGCTACTGCTGCGACGGACCCCGGGACGATACGACCGCTTTGAAAAAGTACGGATGGGGCTGGCAACGGTCCCCATGGCGGTCGCGGCTTCGTCGGCGTTCCCGGGATTCTTTCCCCCATTGGAATTGAGGAACTGGGAGGTCGGTGCCAAGGAGGGGGAATTCAGCCGTCTGTCATTCACCGATGGAGGCATCTATGACAATATTGGATTGCGGATGTTCCACCACATCCAACAAACGTCACTAAGCGATGCGGGGGCGCCCGACGCGACTGATGTGCTTGATCCTGACGCGATGGCGGCGGCATTATCTTCGGGAGCAGAGATGCCCGAGAATACTGCCATGCGACGGTTATGGGAAAAACTGACGGCGCTGGATCCAGACATCACTGTCGCGAAATCCAAACGGGAGGCTCAACAGTATCAACGGATTTTGATCGACAACCTGGGGACGATCGTCCGCAACGACGAGCTCTATCGCGACCCGGTCTTCCATGAGATCCAATTATCCAATCCGCGGGCACGCGCGTTGCTCGATGACATCAACACGTCCTTCGATCGGTTGGAATCGAGCGACCAAGTCTGGTTGAATCGCCAGTTGATCGCTGCGGCGTTGGAGCGATTCACCGGCAAACCATGTTTGCGTTCAGGCGGCGATGGCTTCGATGGCATATTGGTCAGCGATGCGGGCGCTTCGTTCAAGGTTCGTGGAGACGGCAAAGCAGGCGGCCTTTTCAGTACGGCCATGCGATCCTCCGACATCTTGATGGACCGGGTCAACCAGTTGGAACTTGAATCATTCCGCTATACGCCCGGCGTCCTGTTCTTCCCGATCACGCAGGTCGTCCAGCAAACGGAGGATTCGCACGCACCGCATCCGGAAATCCAACATCATGCGTCGCTGATCCGCACGGACATGGATGCCTTCTCGGACTTGGAGGTGTCGGCTCTTGTGCAACACGGGTACTGCGTGGCCCGACAAGCCTGTCGCGAACGAGCGTTGTTGCCGCCGGCCGAAATCCCAAGTGGTCCGCCTTGGAATCCAGTCGCTGCCAGGGCAATACGGAAAGGCACCACGGCCGGCTCGGTCGCTTTGCTGAGCGATCCCGGCACGGCCTTGCAGTTTGCCCGTCGGCTTCAGCAATCGTCATCACGCCGAATCCTGAGCACGCTGCTGAGCTTTCGCGATTGGCCGACCTATGTGTGGGTGCCCATCGTCACACTGTTGATGCTCACACTGCCTTACCTGCTTTACAAGTCAAACAGGACCGCGACCCAACGAGGGTACGTGCTGGCAGCAGTCGCGGAAACGAGCCCGCTTTATCGAAAAATACTGGATCTGATCCAGGCGGGGCCGATCCGCACGGTGGAAGCCGTGGACTTTGAAGAAGTGACTTCGATGGAAGACCTCAACTTCGACGGCTTCGAAGTCCTGTCGGATGACAGAATTTTCGACCTGCGGGCTTTGGTGCCCAATTCGTCCGGGCAAGAATCAAAGCCCTACGTGCATAGTCGGCTCCGAGTCCGGCGGACCAAGGTCACGGACGAAAACCCACACTTGCGATTCCAAATACCGTCGAACGACGAAACGCTGAATTACTTCTGCAAGACCAAGAGTCTGAGACCGCGGCATCGGCGGATGAAACTGGCAGATGGAAGATACCTTTGGGAACTGGACCTTGACTTCAGCAGCGTTCCACTCGGAGATGACGCCGAACTGGTTCTTGAGGGTTTATTGATCAGTGAATCAAGTGAGCAGTACGCTGACGAAGGGCGTTTTCAATTCAGCCTTCCGGCCGACACGGGGCTGGCACAGATCTGGATGCTGATGCCAGAAAATCGAAACTACGAAAACTTTGAAATCAGCGGGTGGCCAATTGATGCACCCGAGCTGGCAGAGCCCATCGATCCCACCACGAAGGTCGAGCTTCCCATTGGTTCCATTGCAACATTCCAATTGATCAATCCCAGGGATCACTTTCGTTACGAATGCCGCTGGAAATGGAGCGGCACGGCGCAGTAG
- a CDS encoding glycosyltransferase family 2 protein, which translates to MKIATRNQRGERWLAALPVYNEVKYVDGVLDEVAQYADHVLCVDDGSSDGTSEVLARRSDVDVVTHESNQGYGAALRSIFQYTIEHGFDGVVTLDCDGQHQPKRIPRFVEAASAADIVSGSRYLKQYEGDDAPPPERMFINRRITNELNRRLGFNLTDAFCGFKAYRAEALQQMDITDNGYAMPLQLWVEAAAADLRVVEVPVPLIYLDLSRSFGGSLDHAETRLNYYNDVLNQAIDKVCREGKPLNERKRLCNQSIG; encoded by the coding sequence TTGAAGATTGCGACTCGAAATCAACGTGGCGAACGCTGGCTGGCCGCTCTGCCGGTCTATAACGAGGTCAAATACGTCGATGGAGTGCTGGATGAAGTTGCCCAGTACGCCGATCACGTTCTGTGCGTCGACGACGGCTCCAGCGACGGTACTTCCGAAGTTCTGGCTCGCCGCAGCGATGTTGATGTCGTGACGCACGAATCCAACCAGGGCTACGGGGCCGCGCTGCGAAGCATTTTCCAGTACACAATCGAGCACGGTTTCGATGGTGTGGTCACCTTGGACTGTGATGGCCAGCACCAGCCGAAGCGGATCCCGCGTTTCGTCGAAGCTGCCTCCGCCGCCGATATCGTTTCGGGCAGCCGGTACCTGAAGCAATACGAAGGCGACGACGCGCCGCCGCCGGAACGGATGTTTATCAATCGTCGGATCACGAACGAATTGAATCGACGATTGGGTTTCAATCTGACCGACGCGTTTTGCGGGTTCAAGGCGTATCGCGCTGAGGCGTTGCAACAGATGGACATCACTGATAACGGTTACGCCATGCCGCTGCAGTTGTGGGTGGAAGCCGCCGCAGCAGATTTGCGAGTCGTTGAAGTTCCGGTGCCGTTGATCTATCTGGATCTCAGTCGATCCTTCGGCGGCTCGTTGGATCACGCCGAAACTCGATTGAACTATTACAACGACGTATTGAATCAGGCGATCGATAAGGTATGCCGCGAAGGCAAGCCTTTGAACGAACGCAAGCGTCTGTGCAATCAAAGCATCGGGTGA
- a CDS encoding sulfatase-like hydrolase/transferase gives MPDSRCFLFSFWAALCIAGSGHVSPAMAQAENGRSETATTAGADRPNILWITSEDNGVSWVSCYGGTNANTPAIDGLAEEGFRYTHCFDNAAVCAPTRSCWITGMYGISNGTQPMRSRNPIPHDQIKYYPDLLREAGYHTSNPGKTDYNIGGREDKACWDFKGEKGKSPYGWKYRKPGQPFFAVVNIQDSHESRAHGSVDNVTKDPAKMKLYSYHPDLPVVRKNYAKYAEAVERMDAKVGATIEALKQDGLYDDTIIVYNSDHGGVMARSKRFLYASGVHCPLVIRIPAKWKHLYPAAEPGTTVDRIVSFVDMPKTWLALADADIPEQFQGTVFLGDQMEPAPKYHLGFRERADERLDNVRMIRDERYAYHKNYMPYAPAGQHLAYLWKAPLTAAWEQHHREGKTNEITGRFFRPRVSEEFYDNQTDFDNVHNLIDAPEHQAKISELKKALREKQLELRDSGLMPEKMRERRAATNGITIYEMVRDENLYPLERYLDVADLALERDPAHLDTFVRGMSDSDEVIRWWSAVGLHLLDQHAMPAKDVLRNGLSDESHEVRMMSAWTLVELGDSKQALACLEEMLFEGTENEPMLHNVIDWMGEPALPLVKRYVDQGKTREGRYGISIFGRIAQLNGW, from the coding sequence ATGCCCGATTCAAGGTGTTTCTTGTTCTCTTTTTGGGCGGCGTTGTGCATCGCGGGCAGCGGCCACGTTTCCCCGGCGATGGCTCAGGCCGAAAATGGCCGATCCGAAACCGCAACGACCGCTGGGGCTGACCGACCGAACATTTTGTGGATCACCAGTGAGGACAACGGGGTTTCCTGGGTCAGTTGTTACGGCGGAACCAACGCAAATACACCGGCGATCGACGGGTTGGCCGAGGAAGGTTTTCGCTACACGCACTGTTTTGACAACGCGGCTGTTTGTGCGCCGACACGATCGTGTTGGATCACCGGGATGTATGGCATTTCCAACGGAACGCAGCCGATGCGGAGCCGCAATCCGATCCCGCATGACCAGATCAAATACTATCCCGATCTGTTGCGTGAGGCCGGCTACCACACATCGAATCCTGGAAAGACGGATTACAACATCGGCGGACGCGAAGACAAAGCGTGCTGGGACTTCAAAGGCGAGAAGGGAAAATCGCCTTACGGCTGGAAATATCGAAAGCCGGGACAACCGTTTTTTGCCGTCGTGAACATCCAAGACAGTCACGAAAGTCGTGCCCACGGGAGCGTGGACAATGTGACCAAGGACCCGGCAAAAATGAAGTTGTATTCCTATCATCCTGATCTGCCGGTGGTTCGAAAGAACTATGCGAAATACGCAGAGGCGGTCGAACGGATGGACGCCAAGGTTGGGGCGACGATCGAGGCGCTGAAGCAGGATGGTTTGTACGACGACACGATCATTGTCTACAACTCCGACCACGGTGGAGTGATGGCGCGAAGCAAGCGATTCCTGTATGCCAGCGGTGTGCACTGTCCTCTGGTTATCCGAATTCCCGCGAAGTGGAAGCACTTGTATCCGGCCGCCGAACCCGGAACGACGGTGGATCGCATCGTCAGTTTTGTCGACATGCCGAAAACTTGGTTGGCCTTGGCCGATGCGGACATTCCCGAGCAGTTTCAAGGCACGGTTTTTCTGGGAGATCAGATGGAACCGGCGCCGAAGTATCATCTTGGGTTCCGTGAACGTGCCGACGAACGACTGGACAACGTTCGCATGATTCGTGACGAACGATACGCCTATCACAAAAACTACATGCCCTATGCCCCAGCCGGACAGCACTTGGCCTATCTTTGGAAAGCACCTTTGACGGCGGCTTGGGAGCAACACCATCGCGAAGGCAAAACCAATGAAATCACCGGTCGGTTCTTTCGTCCGCGTGTTTCGGAAGAGTTCTACGACAATCAGACAGATTTCGACAATGTGCACAATCTGATCGATGCACCGGAGCATCAGGCCAAGATCAGCGAACTGAAGAAGGCGCTTCGCGAAAAACAGTTGGAGTTGCGTGACTCGGGATTAATGCCCGAGAAAATGCGGGAACGACGTGCGGCCACCAACGGAATCACTATCTACGAGATGGTGCGGGACGAGAATCTGTATCCGTTGGAACGGTACCTGGATGTCGCCGACCTTGCGTTGGAGAGGGACCCTGCCCATTTGGATACGTTCGTCCGCGGAATGTCCGACAGCGATGAAGTCATTCGCTGGTGGTCCGCTGTCGGGCTTCACCTGCTGGATCAGCACGCGATGCCGGCAAAGGATGTCCTGCGAAACGGTCTTTCCGATGAATCGCACGAGGTCCGTATGATGTCGGCCTGGACGCTGGTCGAATTGGGAGATTCCAAACAGGCGTTGGCGTGTTTGGAGGAGATGTTATTCGAAGGAACCGAAAACGAGCCGATGCTGCACAATGTGATCGATTGGATGGGTGAACCCGCGTTGCCGCTGGTCAAACGTTATGTCGACCAAGGTAAGACTCGTGAAGGACGATATGGCATCAGCATTTTCGGCCGCATCGCCCAATTGAACGGTTGGTGA
- a CDS encoding NAD(P)/FAD-dependent oxidoreductase, with product MKRVASIDVSSNLQSAGQTLWDCIIIGAGPAGSLAARQLAKDGLRTLLVDRKSFPRDKVCGACVNHRALTALAAADLQDVVSSCGGIRLSHFDLRAGGKHVRLNLPGGLAVSRHKLDAVLLDAARDAGAFTLSQVNASVLPRENDAAHREIQLTLANSSSSTKTVVRGKTVLAADGLGHPSLRKLNEFTDSISAKSRIGLGGILRDNAGHRSFEHLKRGVIYMATGAQGYVGMVRVENGHLNFAAAVDRSGYRSANAPQTLLSDIIETAGYGPLPIDGLRLTGTRELTRRTNRVASDRVFVVGDAAGYVEPFTGEGMAWAFAGGLSVAPVIRQSLSDSVSVRLAETRWQQHWDQQIASRQRWCRRLAWLLRRPRGIDVAMKTACAFPRLTSPIIQSMNASFAG from the coding sequence ATGAAACGCGTAGCGTCCATCGACGTGTCCAGTAACCTCCAATCCGCGGGACAAACCCTTTGGGACTGCATCATCATCGGTGCGGGCCCTGCAGGCAGCCTTGCCGCACGGCAGTTGGCCAAAGACGGATTGCGGACACTGCTGGTGGACCGCAAGTCGTTTCCTCGTGACAAAGTCTGTGGCGCATGCGTGAATCACCGCGCACTGACGGCCCTTGCAGCCGCCGATCTACAGGACGTCGTCAGCAGCTGTGGCGGAATCCGCCTCAGCCACTTCGACTTGCGAGCCGGCGGCAAGCATGTGCGACTCAATTTGCCCGGCGGTCTGGCAGTGTCGCGACACAAACTGGATGCCGTACTCCTTGATGCGGCCCGCGATGCCGGCGCGTTCACCCTATCGCAAGTTAACGCCAGCGTCTTGCCTCGCGAAAACGACGCGGCCCATCGCGAAATCCAGTTGACCCTCGCCAATTCATCCTCAAGCACCAAGACAGTCGTCCGCGGAAAAACGGTTCTGGCCGCCGACGGCTTGGGACATCCCAGCCTGCGAAAACTGAACGAGTTCACCGACTCGATTTCAGCGAAGTCGCGCATCGGATTGGGCGGCATCCTGCGAGACAACGCGGGGCATCGGTCGTTTGAACACCTCAAGCGCGGTGTCATCTACATGGCGACCGGCGCGCAGGGATACGTCGGCATGGTCCGAGTCGAAAACGGCCATTTGAACTTTGCCGCCGCGGTGGATCGATCCGGCTATCGATCCGCAAACGCCCCACAAACACTGCTTTCCGACATCATTGAAACCGCCGGGTATGGTCCGCTGCCCATCGATGGTCTGCGGTTGACCGGCACCCGAGAATTGACCCGACGAACCAATCGCGTGGCTTCGGATCGTGTGTTCGTCGTCGGCGACGCGGCCGGATACGTCGAGCCCTTCACCGGCGAAGGCATGGCCTGGGCATTCGCCGGCGGTCTGAGCGTAGCCCCTGTGATTCGACAATCGCTTTCCGACTCGGTATCAGTCCGGCTGGCCGAAACACGCTGGCAACAACACTGGGACCAACAGATTGCATCCAGGCAACGGTGGTGTCGACGCTTGGCTTGGCTACTGCGACGTCCTCGCGGGATCGACGTGGCGATGAAAACCGCGTGCGCCTTCCCTCGTCTAACCTCACCGATCATTCAATCGATGAACGCTTCGTTCGCGGGCTGA
- a CDS encoding DUF1579 family protein translates to MHDKMPVPSGISINPTEPQIVEAEKLIANLCGHWQGVCRTWFEPGKLADESDVTGTMAAVMGGQFLKHQYGGTIQGRPRSGEETWVFNEITQRWQSAWIDSFHMNGAIMFSEGPATDEGCQVFGHYDVGPGTPPWGWKTLLSLRDPQQLVITAFNVSPEGDEALAVETNYRRVAEVGNE, encoded by the coding sequence ATGCACGATAAGATGCCAGTCCCCAGCGGTATCAGCATCAATCCAACGGAGCCCCAGATTGTGGAAGCCGAAAAACTCATCGCGAATCTGTGCGGCCATTGGCAAGGCGTTTGTCGCACATGGTTTGAGCCTGGGAAATTGGCCGACGAATCGGACGTCACCGGAACGATGGCCGCGGTGATGGGCGGTCAATTTTTAAAGCACCAATACGGTGGAACGATCCAAGGTCGCCCGCGATCGGGCGAAGAAACATGGGTGTTCAACGAGATAACCCAGCGATGGCAATCGGCATGGATTGACAGTTTTCATATGAACGGCGCGATCATGTTTTCCGAAGGTCCCGCGACGGACGAAGGCTGCCAGGTTTTCGGCCACTATGACGTCGGTCCTGGCACGCCGCCGTGGGGATGGAAAACGTTGTTGTCACTGCGCGATCCACAACAATTGGTCATCACGGCTTTCAATGTCAGCCCCGAAGGCGACGAGGCCCTGGCGGTCGAAACGAACTACCGACGAGTCGCCGAAGTGGGGAATGAATGA
- a CDS encoding linear amide C-N hydrolase: protein MKWHSELTLPVLVTAVFAFTVLVVPTVSACTRILWNSSDSAAIVGRTMDWAESTQPKLWVFPRGIQRDGGMLGPVRLIHDRPARWKSRYGSVVVSGYDLGAFDGLNERGLGMHLLFLTATDYGAPDDTKDRVQAGLWGQYLLDNAASVNEAIDLMEGIQPVMVEHGGFKSTLHLAIEDSSGDSAIVEYVGGKAKIYHGSQHRVMTNDPPYDQQLKELAKWDFSDATRETPLPGNVNPIARFVRANYFLESLRKPRSEREAIASVLSIARNASVPFNAPYKTPGTIYDTEYRTVADLAARRYFFELTTSPNVIWIDLNAFDLREGGETKTLDPNDIHLSGSVESNFQVVDQPPF from the coding sequence ATGAAATGGCACTCGGAACTTACCCTGCCCGTGTTGGTCACCGCTGTTTTCGCATTCACGGTTTTGGTGGTGCCGACGGTTTCGGCCTGTACTCGCATCCTTTGGAACTCCAGCGACTCGGCGGCAATCGTCGGCCGCACGATGGACTGGGCCGAATCCACCCAACCCAAACTGTGGGTCTTTCCAAGGGGCATCCAGCGTGACGGGGGCATGTTGGGACCGGTGCGGCTGATCCATGATCGACCCGCACGCTGGAAATCTCGGTATGGATCTGTGGTCGTTTCGGGTTACGACTTGGGCGCCTTTGACGGATTGAATGAAAGGGGGCTGGGCATGCACCTGTTGTTCTTGACCGCCACCGATTACGGTGCCCCAGACGACACCAAGGACCGCGTCCAGGCCGGATTATGGGGCCAGTACCTGCTTGATAATGCCGCGTCGGTCAACGAAGCGATCGACTTGATGGAGGGGATCCAGCCGGTGATGGTCGAACACGGCGGTTTCAAATCCACGCTGCATCTGGCCATCGAAGATTCATCGGGCGATTCGGCCATCGTCGAATACGTCGGCGGAAAAGCCAAGATCTACCACGGATCCCAACACCGTGTGATGACCAACGACCCGCCATACGACCAACAGCTCAAAGAACTGGCCAAGTGGGACTTTAGCGATGCGACCCGCGAAACACCGTTGCCGGGCAACGTGAACCCCATCGCCCGGTTCGTGCGCGCGAACTATTTCCTGGAATCGCTTCGCAAACCACGCAGCGAACGCGAAGCAATCGCTTCGGTCCTGTCGATCGCACGCAACGCTTCGGTGCCGTTCAATGCACCTTACAAGACGCCGGGAACGATCTATGACACGGAATATCGCACCGTCGCAGATCTGGCGGCCCGACGCTATTTCTTTGAACTGACCACCAGCCCCAATGTCATCTGGATCGACCTAAACGCGTTTGATCTTCGTGAAGGCGGCGAAACAAAAACGCTGGACCCCAACGACATCCACCTTTCAGGCAGCGTCGAATCAAATTTCCAGGTCGTCGACCAACCGCCTTTCTAA